The DNA window CCCGCTGGACAAGGTGACATCGGCAGGAAATGCGGCGGGCACAGGCGCGCGCATTGCACTGCTGAACACAGCCGCCCGGGCCGAGATTGAGGCCACGGTGCGCGCCATTCACAAGGTGGAAACCGCCATCGAGCCGCGGTTTCAGGAGCATTTCGTAAACGCCTCGGCCATTCCCAATGCCGTTGAGCCCTTCCCGATTCTGAACTCGATCGTTACCCTTCCGAAAGCGACATTCAACACCGGCGCAGAGGGTGGCGGCCGCCGCCGTCGACGGGGCTGAGCAGCAGGGCTCCGGCCACGTCGGCTCATCGTGTAAAAAGCGCACAGGAGGCACGCCATGGCAGAAGAAAACGCAGATCAGAAAGCGTTCTGGGAGAACTGGGCGGATCACTGGGTCAACTCTCAGGCTGACCTCGACGGGCTGATGGCACCGGTTCTTGACCGGGTATTTAGTCGTGCTGACCTGAGGCCCGGTCAGAGGGTTCTGGACATCGGCTGCGGTGCCGGCACCAGCACACAGCTTGCTGCAGAGGCCGTGGCGCCGGGTGGTCATGTGACCGGCGCGGATATCTCAGCGCCCATGCTGGCGCAGGCGCGCAAATCCACGGCCGGCCTTACCGGGCTGGCTTTCATCGCCGCAGATGTGGCGGACCATGATTTCGGCCCGCCCGGGTTTGACCGGGTTATCTCGCGGTTTGGTGTTATGTTTTTCGCCGATCCGCAGGCGGCTTTCTGTAATATCGCACGGGCGATGAAACCCGGTGCACGGCTCTCCATGGCCTGCTGGTCCGGGCTGGAACGCAATCCGTGGTTCCGGGTGCCGATGATTGCCGCCAAAGAGCGCCTTGGCGCGCCGCCGCCGCTGCACGCGGATGCGCCTGGTCCGCTTGCTTTTCGCGATATCAACCGCGTCACGAGCATCCTGCACAGTGCGGGGTTTTCGGATATCGAGGGTCAGGCCGACGCGCTGATGCTGACCCCTCCCGGGGATCTGATCCACTTGGCCGGCCACGCCGCAAGGATCGGTCCGGCATCGCGGACGCTGGAGTATTTCGAGGCCGACCAGGCCGATGTTAACGCCATCGTTCAGCAGGTCGCAGGCGCATTTGAAGAGTATATGACGCCGGACGGTGCGCGTGTGCCAGCCGAGATAAATTTCTTTACAGCGACCGCGCCGCAGCGCTGAGCAGCCTTGACGGCCCCGCTGCCAGACCTTATTCCGCTGACAGCGCGCGGGTATGGTGAAAAGGTATCACGGCAGCTTCCCAAGCTTTAGTTACGGGTTCGATTCCCGTTACCCGCTCCATCTCAGGCCGGAAGCCCCCGAACGGGTGTCTCCCGGCGCTGCGCCCTGCACCAGCGAACGTAATCAGTCGCCCGTGTTCAACAGGTTGCCGAATGGCGTGGTGGTGGATGTGGTGTATCCTCTTCTCACAAAGCAACCACCATTTCCCTGTCCGCTGGATTTGCACTGTGCAATTGTCCCTTCTACGCAACTGTCAATCGAGACGTTGAAGACTGCCGTGCATCTGAGCCTGCTCTTATAGGGATCGGAGAGATGGCAGGGCGAGGGCCAGCCAGACCTTTTGCATTCTGCTCTCGTTGCCGGAAACTGGCATCCACGGGTGCCGCCGATCTGGTTGGCGAACCGGCCCTCGCAGGCCTTTATCAAAGCCCGCTGCTGGTCGAAACCGACCGTGGCGTAATTAAACAGGGAAATTTCCTCTTCCGTGGTCTCGGGCGGGAGGACGGCCTTCCTTTCATTGATCCCGGATATCGCATTGCTGAGAGACCCGGAACTATTGATAACTGTCACGTTCGGATCAGACTTATCCACATCTGCTACAAGCACCGTGGGATTCTCGTTGGCTGCCTTGATCGCGGCATTTCCGGGCGCTTTCAGACACCCGCTCAACGCCAGCGACGCTGTGCACAGAAGGGCAAGTGTGGCGGTGCGGTGGCAGATTTTTCCGAACATGGGTAATATCCTTTTCTGCGTGATCAAAAGTTCCGGGTGACAAATAAACTGAGGGACCTGCGCGTTTGCTCGCTCGGGGTCAAACCGTAGCTGGCGCTGAAACCGAATTCATAGGGCGCCTCGAAGTACGGTATATACGTATAGCCCCCGATCAGGTCGACAGAATCCCCGTCCGAGGGGTCGGCATCATCGCGGCTGCTGAAATTTGCGGCCAGCCCGACGGAGGCGACGCTGAGCAGGCCAACGCGGGAAACATAGCTGACAGAGGTGCCAAATGAATTGTTTGTGCCAGAGGTTTTTATGCCCTCAACCGTCGTACTGTAGCGTGTCGTTTCAAGTGTGCCGGTCAGCACAAATCCGGAGTTGGCGGTAACCGGAATGGCCTGCAGCAGCCCGACCCCGAAAGAATAGCTGTCGGACCTGACGCCGATAATGGGATCAAATCCGCGATCCACGTCCCCCTGTGACCGCCCCACGCCGATACTGAGGGAACCGGAAAGACCGTTGTCATTAAGCGGACGGCCGTAGCTGTACCCCAGATCAAACGAGCTTGTATCGCCCATCTCACTGCGGGTGCCGTCAATAAAGTCGCCGTTCGCGTAGTTCAGATAAAGCGAATGCGAGATGCCCTGATGGTTTGTGCTGGTAAACAGGAGCGAGCTGCCGAGCTGGTCGGTATCCTGACCGGGCTCGCTCAGGCTCTGTCCGTCGATGCTCCAGGTAAGGGTGCGGTCAGGCGTTTCCTGCGCATTTGCGGCGGTGTATGTGAAAACCAGTATTACCGTTAAAAAAGTCTTGCGTGCCGTACGATGTTTCATAGTGAACTCCGGCGAAAATCTGCGCTCAGGATGATCAAAAAAAATTTGTCAGCCAACAAAAATACCCGGCAAAGGAGCGAAAAGTGCTGCTATTCTTGCAATTATAACACTAAATCAGAGGTATTTTCGCCATAATCTACTTCAGGGAGATTGAAATCTGAAAACGCAACTATCTCTGCGCGGGGCGTCAGAGCGCCTCACAGGCGCAGAAAAACCCGGGCGGACCTGCCCCGCCCGACAGGTGCCCGGCAAACGCACGATATGACCCTGCCCGCACGACAGCCACTGGAAAACCTCATGCTGACATCGTCTGTGCGCCACGGGCGGGACCACATAGCAGGGGTGGTTCAGCCTCGTGACAACGGCAGCCGGAAGGCCCTCGGGACATCAATCCAGCGCGAAAGTCAGCCCGACGGCCAGCACCGCATCAGTGGTCTGGCCATTTCCCGGAATAAGCTGCGCAAAGACATTGCCGTAACGCCCCTGCAGACCGGCGAGCGGGACGACATCCCCGATCGAGACGTCAAACCGGTCGCCGTCACCCGGGTACAGCGCGAGGGCGCCAAAGACACCAAGCGCCCAGTTCTGCCCTTCCCAGATGTCATAACCGACGGCCGCGAGCGCGCCGACTTCCTCGTAGCTGTTGTAATAGACGCCGATGCTGTAATCGAGTTTACGCTCCCAGGTCAGGAAGATGCCCGGGTTGAATTCCTGAAACTCTTGGGTGGCATCGAAATGCTCTGAGCCCAGCAGGATCGACACCCGGTCCGGTCCTGCCAGCGCAGCAGACGGAAGCAGAAGCATTAAAAGCAGGGCGACAAGTCTCATCAGGCGGATCCTTCTGATCACATAGGAATCGCACATCAGTGTGCGTCTGCCCTTATCCTTGCTAATTCTGGTTAAAATGCGACTTACGACAGAAGGATGTCACCATATTGATCGCGTAAGTTGCGTTTGAGCACCTTTCCGGTGGCATTACGCGGCAGGACATCGGTGAAAACCACGCTATCGGGCACCTGCCAGCGCGCGATTTTACCCTCAAAAACCGAAAGGATTTCCTCCGCCGATGGATCTGCCCCCTCCGCTTTCACAGCGATCAGAACGGGGCGCTCATCCCACTTCTCGTGCCTCGCGCCAATGACAGCCGCATCTGCCAGGTCCGGATGGGCGATGGCGATGTTTTCAAGCTCAACCGAACTGATCCACTCGCCGCCCGACTTGATGATGTCCTTTGCGCGGTCGCAGATCACCACGTATCCGTCCGGATCCAGTGTCGCGATATCGCCGGTGTTGAACCATCCGCCCTGCAGTGTTTCCCCGGCAGACATATGCATATAGGCCTTGAGCACACAGGGGCCGCGCACCAGCAGTTCACCTTGTGTTTTGCCGTCATGCGGCAGCGGCGTGCCATCGGCCTGCGCGATCTTCAGTTCCATGCCCCAGACCGGACGGCCCTGGTTTTCGCGCAGCAGATGCAGGTCCGCTTCCGGCAGGTTCAGGTGTTTGGCCAGAGGCTGGTTCACGGTGCCGATGGGTGACATCTCTGTCATGCCCCAGGCGTGGCGTGTCTCCACGCCGTAGCGCTCGCGAAAAGCTTTAATCATCGAGGGCGGACAGGCCGACCCGCCCACCGCCGTTTTCCGCAGGCTTTTAAGTTCAGTCCCGGCTTTCTCCGCCTCGCGCAGAAGCCCGAGCCAGATCGTCGGCACGCCACAGGCAATCGTCACGCCATATCCGTCGATAAGCCCGATCAGCGACTGTCCGTCGAGACCGGGGCCCGGCAACACCATGCGCGCACCCACCATGGCGCAGGCATAGGGCGTGCCCCAGGCATTGACGTGAAACATCGGCACTACAGGCAGCAGCACATCCATCGCGGAGATGCCGATGCTGTCCGGCAGACTGGCCGTCATGCTGTGCAGGACAGTGGAGCGGTGCGAGAAGAGAACCCCCTTGGGGTTTCCGGTCGTTCCTGAAGTATAACAAAGGCTTGATGCCAGTTCTTCATTCAGATCAGGCCAGTCATATTGCGCGTTCCCCTCTGCCAGAAGAGCGTCATAGGCGATGATCCCTGGCAACGTTTCTTCTGCGCCGCCGGTCTCCGCTTCGAGCAGGACAATGTGCTTCACCGTGGTGAGCTGTTCACGGATCGCGGCAATGAGTGGCACAAAGGTGCTGTCGATGAAGACGACCTCATCCTCGGCATGGTTCATGATGTAGACAAGCTGTTCGGGAAAGAGCCTCGGATTGATCGTATGGCAGACGTACCCGCCGCCTGAGGTGCCGAAATAGATCTCCAGATGACGCCGGTTGTTCCAGGCAATGGTGGCACAGCGCGCACTTTCTGACAGCTCCAGACGTTCCAGCGCCGAGGCCAGCCGGCGGGCATTTCCTTCGACCTGCCCCCAGGTTGTGCTTTCGGTGCCGCCGGAGGTGTTTACCGACACGATCTCCGCGTCGCTGTGATACCGGGCTGCATGCGCGACCAGTGAAGAGATCAGCAATGGGGCGTGCATCATCTGTCCGAGCATCAGTTATCTCTCCGGTTTTGTCCCCGCCGGCACGGGGCCGGGCAGCATTCCGCGCCAGCCTGCCCTGAGCCCTGCTGCCATGCAAGTCTTTGCATCCGGGAGGCTTCACGGTACATGCTGGCCTATGACCCTGCCCTACCACACCCCGCTCAGCCCGGTTCAGCAGAAGAGGCTGGGTATCGATCCGCCCGCGCCCTTGGCGATGGCCGATACGGTCCGGTTTTCCGAACTCGACGTGCTGCGTCACGTCAACAATGCGGTCTATATGAACTGGTTTGAGCGACTGCGAATCCGTTACACTCAGAACTGCGGGCTTTCCCGCTATACGGGTCGGGGCACAGACCCGCGCATTGTGATCCGCTCGGGTAGCATCCATTACCGCGAGGAAATGCGCATGGATGAGGATTATGTGGTCACCTGCGGCTGCACGGCTTTTCGCAACACGTCATTCTCACTGCATCAGGAGCTCTGGTCGGATCGGCGGCTGCGCGCGACCTTCGACTGTGTGCTCGTGCTGCTGAACCACAACGGCGAGGGGCGTTTTACCATTCCGGATCACGTGCGCCGCCATTTTGTCGAGGCGGACGGCGCCTGTGCCGAAAACTGACGGCCTGCCCGGCCCGGCTCTATGCCGGGTCCCGGTTCCGGTGGATGAAGGCCACAAGACGGGCCGTAGAGCCGTCTTTGCCCTCTGCCGGTGCGGTGCCTTCGACGACCGGCTGCAGCGAGGTGGCAAGCTCCTTGCCCAGTTCCACGCCCCACTGATCAAACGAGTTGATGCCAAGGATCACGCCTTCGACAAAGACGCGGTGCTCATAGAGCGCAACGATCTGCCCCAGCGTAAAAGGATCGAGCAGCGGATAGCTCAGCGTCACAGAGGGTCGGTTGCCCTCAAAGACCCGGTGCTGGGCCTGGCGTTCGAGCTCGTCACCGGTGAAACCTTTCGTGCGCATCTTTTCGCGGGCCTCGTCTGCAGAGCGGCCTCGCATCAGCGCTTCTGACTGTGCCAGGCAGTTGGCGATCAGCAGCTGATGATGATGTGCCAGGTCCGGTTCGTGCCCGTTGGCCGCGATCATAAATTCGCAGGGGATCACCCGCGTGCCCTGATGAATAAGCTGATAGAAAGCATGCTGCCCGTTGGTGCCCGCGGCCCCCCAGACGACCGGTCCGCTGTCCACCAGCACCGGCGTGCCATCCATCTGAACGCGCTTGCCGTTTGATTCCATCTCAAGCTGCTGGAAATAATCAGGCAGCTTCTTCAGGCGCTGGTCATAGGGCAGCACGGCCCGGCTTGCGTGCCCGCAGACCTGTGCATGCCAGATGCCGGTGAGTGCCAGCAGCACCGGCATGTTTTCCTCAAAGGCTGCGGCCCGGAAATGCCGGTCCATCGCCTGGCCGCCGCGCAGAAAGGCATCAAAGGCGTCAGGGCCGATGGCGATCATCACCGACAGCCCGATCGGCCCCCACATGGAATATCGTCCGCCAACCCAGTCCTCAAACCCGAAGACCCGCTCCGCAGGGATGCCGAAATCCGCCGTCAGATCATCGGCCGTGCTGAGAGCTGCGAACTGTGCTGCCGGGTCACCACCGTGATCCGTCATCCAGGCGCGGGCGGTGCGGGCGTTGGTCATTGTCTCAATAGTGGTGAAAGTTTTGGACGCCACAATGACAAGGGTGGTTTTCGCATCGAGCCCGCGCAGCGTGTCGGCGATATGCGCGCCGTCGACGTTCGAGACGAAATGGCAGCGCGGCCCGTCATGGTAAGGCGATAGCGCCTCCACCGCCATCGCAGGCCCGAGATCTGACCCACCGATGCCGATGTTGACCACGTCGGTGATTTTGCTGTTGCGTATCTCGCGGGCAAAGCCGCGCATGCGCTCCAGGGTCGCCAGAACGCCGGGCATGACATCCTCGCCCGCGACCATGACCGGACCACCGTCAAGATTGCGCAACGCGGTATGCAGCACGGCGCGGCCTTCGGTGTCGTTGATCGCTTCGCCTGCGAACATCGCTTCACGTTTTTCAGCCACGCCTGCGGCACCGGCGAGGGCGATCAGCGCGTCGCGGATGCCTGCGACAATGCTGGTTTTTGAATAATCAAAGAGCATATCGCCGGTCTGGGTGCTGAACTCTTCGGCGCGTCCGGGGGTATCGAACAGCGAAAGAATACTGTGCTCGGATGCGTTCTGTGCCAGCGCCTCAAGCGCATTCCAGTGGTCTGTCAGGCTGCCCAATGTACATCTCCTCCAGCGATCACAGCGCCGACCGGGGCTTCTTCCGGGGGCAGTGTCATGGCTTTTTCCAGTGCGGTGCGTTTATCGTCTCCGAAGATCACGAGGTGTTTTTCCATGGCACCATCAAGAACCGGTGCGCTGAGAGAAATCCGTGCCTCCGGCTGGTCTTCCGGGTGCACGGCACAAAGCATGGGCGCGTTTTTATCAAGCGCTGCGGAAAGCGTATCAGCGCCGGGAAAGAGCGACGCGGTGTGCATATCGGCCCCCATCCCCAGCAACAGGACGGACACAGGCAGCAGGTGTCCGAGCTCCTGCGACAGCACCGGTGCGGCCTCATCTGCGGTCATGCCCGCGCGGTAAAACGGCACGAATTCTGCCTTTGCCGCTGGACCGGTCAGCAGCCGCCGTTTAACGAGACCTGCATTCGAGCGTTCGTGATCTTCGGGCACCCAGCGTTCATCGGTCAGCATCACATGCACCCGGCTCCAGTCCAGCTCAACCGAACTCATCGCGTCGAACACAGGCCCCGGTGTGCTCCCGCCCGGGACCGCCAGGCTGGCCAGATCATGCTGTGCGAGGCACTTGCGCAGGCTGCCCGCGAGCATTTGAGCGATCTGCATGACCGCCATATCGCGGTCGGGATATTCGTGAAATGTCATAGCTATACCTTTCGCCAGGCGCGGTGGTCACGCTTCATCATCTGCTCGGCGGCATCGGGGCCGTCACTATGGCTGTCGTATGGTTTAGGCACCTCGCCGCGCGCCTGCCAGCCCTCAATGATCGGGTCGGTCCAGGCCCAGGCCGCTTCGACCTCGTCACCGCGCATAAAGAGCGTCTGGTTGCCCCGGATCACATCCAT is part of the Roseobacter ponti genome and encodes:
- a CDS encoding class I SAM-dependent methyltransferase encodes the protein MAEENADQKAFWENWADHWVNSQADLDGLMAPVLDRVFSRADLRPGQRVLDIGCGAGTSTQLAAEAVAPGGHVTGADISAPMLAQARKSTAGLTGLAFIAADVADHDFGPPGFDRVISRFGVMFFADPQAAFCNIARAMKPGARLSMACWSGLERNPWFRVPMIAAKERLGAPPPLHADAPGPLAFRDINRVTSILHSAGFSDIEGQADALMLTPPGDLIHLAGHAARIGPASRTLEYFEADQADVNAIVQQVAGAFEEYMTPDGARVPAEINFFTATAPQR
- a CDS encoding long-chain fatty acid--CoA ligase, with translation MLGQMMHAPLLISSLVAHAARYHSDAEIVSVNTSGGTESTTWGQVEGNARRLASALERLELSESARCATIAWNNRRHLEIYFGTSGGGYVCHTINPRLFPEQLVYIMNHAEDEVVFIDSTFVPLIAAIREQLTTVKHIVLLEAETGGAEETLPGIIAYDALLAEGNAQYDWPDLNEELASSLCYTSGTTGNPKGVLFSHRSTVLHSMTASLPDSIGISAMDVLLPVVPMFHVNAWGTPYACAMVGARMVLPGPGLDGQSLIGLIDGYGVTIACGVPTIWLGLLREAEKAGTELKSLRKTAVGGSACPPSMIKAFRERYGVETRHAWGMTEMSPIGTVNQPLAKHLNLPEADLHLLRENQGRPVWGMELKIAQADGTPLPHDGKTQGELLVRGPCVLKAYMHMSAGETLQGGWFNTGDIATLDPDGYVVICDRAKDIIKSGGEWISSVELENIAIAHPDLADAAVIGARHEKWDERPVLIAVKAEGADPSAEEILSVFEGKIARWQVPDSVVFTDVLPRNATGKVLKRNLRDQYGDILLS
- a CDS encoding acyl-CoA thioesterase, with protein sequence MTLPYHTPLSPVQQKRLGIDPPAPLAMADTVRFSELDVLRHVNNAVYMNWFERLRIRYTQNCGLSRYTGRGTDPRIVIRSGSIHYREEMRMDEDYVVTCGCTAFRNTSFSLHQELWSDRRLRATFDCVLVLLNHNGEGRFTIPDHVRRHFVEADGACAEN
- the pgi gene encoding glucose-6-phosphate isomerase, producing MTDHWNALEALAQNASEHSILSLFDTPGRAEEFSTQTGDMLFDYSKTSIVAGIRDALIALAGAAGVAEKREAMFAGEAINDTEGRAVLHTALRNLDGGPVMVAGEDVMPGVLATLERMRGFAREIRNSKITDVVNIGIGGSDLGPAMAVEALSPYHDGPRCHFVSNVDGAHIADTLRGLDAKTTLVIVASKTFTTIETMTNARTARAWMTDHGGDPAAQFAALSTADDLTADFGIPAERVFGFEDWVGGRYSMWGPIGLSVMIAIGPDAFDAFLRGGQAMDRHFRAAAFEENMPVLLALTGIWHAQVCGHASRAVLPYDQRLKKLPDYFQQLEMESNGKRVQMDGTPVLVDSGPVVWGAAGTNGQHAFYQLIHQGTRVIPCEFMIAANGHEPDLAHHHQLLIANCLAQSEALMRGRSADEAREKMRTKGFTGDELERQAQHRVFEGNRPSVTLSYPLLDPFTLGQIVALYEHRVFVEGVILGINSFDQWGVELGKELATSLQPVVEGTAPAEGKDGSTARLVAFIHRNRDPA
- the pgl gene encoding 6-phosphogluconolactonase, which encodes MTFHEYPDRDMAVMQIAQMLAGSLRKCLAQHDLASLAVPGGSTPGPVFDAMSSVELDWSRVHVMLTDERWVPEDHERSNAGLVKRRLLTGPAAKAEFVPFYRAGMTADEAAPVLSQELGHLLPVSVLLLGMGADMHTASLFPGADTLSAALDKNAPMLCAVHPEDQPEARISLSAPVLDGAMEKHLVIFGDDKRTALEKAMTLPPEEAPVGAVIAGGDVHWAA